In Nocardia sp. XZ_19_385, the sequence TACCGGTGATCTTGGCCTTGAAGTCCGGCATCGCCTTGGCCACCGCGGACGCGGCGCCGGTCTCGGTGAGCACCAGGTTGAACGGCGCGGAGCGGCCGCGACGGTCGGCCTTGTGGTAGTTGTCCAGCAGGTTCTGGTCGTTGGTGAACGAGTGCACGGTTTCCACGTGGCCGCGGACGATCCCGAACTCGTCCTCCATCGCCTTGAGCGGCGGCACGATCGCGTTCGTGGTGCAGGAGGCACAGGAGAAGATCTGCTGCGACAGGTCCTGTTCACGGTGGTTGACGCCGTGCACGATGTTCGGGACGTCACCCTTGCCGGGCGCGGTCAGCACGACCTTCGCGATGCCGGGCCGCAGATGCTGCTCCAGGCCCTCGCGGTCGCGCCACCGGCCGGTGTTGTCGACCAGGATCGCGTCCTTGATCCCATACTCGGTGTAGTCGATCGCGGTGGGGTCGTTGCTGTAGATGAACTTGATCACGTTGCCGTTGGCGGTGATCGTCTCGTTCTCGACATCGACCTTGATGGTGCCGTCGAACTTGCCGTGCACCGAATCCCGGCGCAGCAGCGACGCGCGCTTGATCAGGTCGTCGTCGCCGCCCTTGCGCACCACCACGGCCCGCAGGTTCAGCCCGTTGCCGGAGCCCGCCTTCTCGATGAGCAGCCGGGTGACCAGGCGGCCGATCCGGCCGAAGCCGTAGAGCACGACATCCCGGGGACCCGCCGACTGCGCCTTGTTGCCGTTGGTGACATCGGCCAGCACCGTCTCGGCGTACTCGCGGATCGACAGCCCGCGGTCGTCGGCGCGGTAGCCCACAGCCAGATGACCGAGATCGATCTTGCAGGGACCCAGATCCAGTTCACCGAGCACCTGCAAGAACGGCAGGGTCTCGTCCACCGACAGCTCTGTGCCCTCGATCTGGCGCGCGAAACGATGGGTGCGCAGGATGCTGATCACCGACTTGTTCACCAGCGGGCGGCTGTGCAGCAGGGTCGTCACACCCTTCCCCCGATACAACGTGCCGATGAGGGGAATCATCGCCTCCGCGGCAGCTTCCTGAGCGTTCCAGCGGTCAAGTTGTTCGGTTGTCAACACAGATCCTCGGGTTCGTCGATAAGTTCGCCGCATCGATGCTAGTAACCGCCGAAAATTCACCGACGCCGGATCCCCACCGGTGAGATCTTCACTACCCTTGCCGCCCCGGCGTCAGTTCGTTTCGCAGGTGAAGTCGCGCTCCGGCAGGACGCCGTCGGCGAGGTAGGTGTTCGTCGCGGCGGTCGCGCACGGCACCGTTCCGAACACGCCGTGAATGCGCTGGTCCGGCACGGTGATCAGCCGGGATCCGGGCATCGCGCGGTGCAGCGCGAGGCCGGATTCGTAGACCGTGCGCGGGTCGCCGGTGGCCTGCAGGATCAGCGCGGGCGACGCGTTGTGCACGTCGGTGGGCGTTTCGATCGGGTCGGCCCAGAACGCGCACGGGCGGATGTTGTGCACGAACGGCCCGAAGACCGGCAGCGTCGACCGGCTGGCTTCGATGGCGTTCCAGTAGCCGAGCGGGTCGCGCGGGGCCGGGACGTCGTTGCACATGATCGCCCAGGTTTGGGCGTCGTCCGGCTGACCGGCGAGCCGGCCGTTGAGGGCTTCGTCCAGTTCGGGGCTCGGCGGCACCGGCAGGCCGTCGGCGGCATCGGTGAGCTGGCGGAGATGGGCCGCCAGCACTCCGTAGGTCTTCGGGTTCGCCACCAGATCGAAGAGCAGCGCGGGCAGCACCTCGTCGTCGACCTGATGGGCGCCGATCCGGATCGGTTGCCGGTGCGCCCGCTCGATCAGCGTTGTAACAGCGGCGCGCACCCGGCCGCGGTCCGTGCCGAGCCGGTACTCGCCGTCCCGCTCGGCGGTCCAGTCGGCCCAGGCATCGAGCGCCGACTCGTTGGCCGGACCCATATCCCGCAGCATGGCGTCGCCGTACCGCCGCGG encodes:
- a CDS encoding glyceraldehyde-3-phosphate dehydrogenase, whose protein sequence is MTTEQLDRWNAQEAAAEAMIPLIGTLYRGKGVTTLLHSRPLVNKSVISILRTHRFARQIEGTELSVDETLPFLQVLGELDLGPCKIDLGHLAVGYRADDRGLSIREYAETVLADVTNGNKAQSAGPRDVVLYGFGRIGRLVTRLLIEKAGSGNGLNLRAVVVRKGGDDDLIKRASLLRRDSVHGKFDGTIKVDVENETITANGNVIKFIYSNDPTAIDYTEYGIKDAILVDNTGRWRDREGLEQHLRPGIAKVVLTAPGKGDVPNIVHGVNHREQDLSQQIFSCASCTTNAIVPPLKAMEDEFGIVRGHVETVHSFTNDQNLLDNYHKADRRGRSAPFNLVLTETGAASAVAKAMPDFKAKITGNSIRVPTQDVSIAILNLQLQRETTKEEVVAYLRQVSLSGPLSRNLDYTTATDAVSSDFIGHRAASIIDGNATIVEGDTAILYCWYDNEFGYSCQVVRTVQFISGIEYPTYPQLDARVLTGASA
- a CDS encoding alpha/beta hydrolase, producing the protein MLRRAIVSAALFASVLAPGSAAAADTGLDRFYDQALDWKPCGTADLDDAGAQCADVTVPLDYADPQGRTITVTISRLAATDPARRRGIMLSNPGGPGGPGLNMQLAFRPDYSPDVLAQYDLIGMDPRGVGRSTPITCRWPVAGLRSAGADAADYAESVATQADLAQRCRDTTGAALPYFNTRNTARDMDVIRAALGEQRISYLGGSYGTYLGAVFIQMFPERSDRMVLDSAVDPRRYGDAMLRDMGPANESALDAWADWTAERDGEYRLGTDRGRVRAAVTTLIERAHRQPIRIGAHQVDDEVLPALLFDLVANPKTYGVLAAHLRQLTDAADGLPVPPSPELDEALNGRLAGQPDDAQTWAIMCNDVPAPRDPLGYWNAIEASRSTLPVFGPFVHNIRPCAFWADPIETPTDVHNASPALILQATGDPRTVYESGLALHRAMPGSRLITVPDQRIHGVFGTVPCATAATNTYLADGVLPERDFTCETN